In Nocardia sputorum, a single genomic region encodes these proteins:
- a CDS encoding AMIN-like domain-containing (lipo)protein, with translation MRNRMVFLAAAATALLTGCGDGGAGPGLPVASTTRTSAAAAQAPVPGDAAPKQGQPSGDAALTVTDVRLGRQAGFDRVVYELGGVGTPGWVVRYTDRAVQDGSGNPVDVAGRSILEVRILGSAYPFDSGVTPYAGPDPAVNPDVPGIAGVYRTTVYEGVTQSFIGVQADRPAFTVTALANPTRLVVDITSP, from the coding sequence ATGCGCAACAGGATGGTGTTCCTGGCCGCGGCCGCTACGGCACTGCTCACGGGCTGCGGTGACGGCGGGGCGGGGCCGGGCCTCCCGGTCGCCTCGACGACCCGGACATCCGCCGCGGCGGCGCAGGCCCCGGTCCCGGGCGACGCCGCGCCGAAGCAGGGCCAGCCCTCCGGTGACGCGGCGCTCACGGTGACCGACGTTCGCCTGGGGCGTCAAGCCGGTTTCGATCGCGTGGTCTACGAACTCGGCGGCGTCGGCACGCCCGGCTGGGTCGTCCGGTACACCGACCGCGCCGTGCAGGACGGCAGTGGCAACCCGGTGGACGTGGCGGGCCGGTCGATCCTGGAAGTGCGGATTCTCGGCTCCGCCTATCCGTTCGACAGTGGCGTGACACCGTACGCGGGCCCCGACCCGGCGGTGAATCCGGACGTCCCCGGCATCGCGGGTGTCTATCGGACGACCGTGTACGAGGGCGTCACGCAGTCGTTCATCGGCGTGCAGGCCGACCGGCCCGCTTTCACCGTCACCGCGCTGGCCAACCCCACCCGGCTGGTCGTGGACATCACCAGCCCGTAG
- a CDS encoding SGNH/GDSL hydrolase family protein produces MLAGSGAGTAWWATYRLLMAQAGVARGMIGRDTSKPPEADGIYTAGCAEPEPWRTGKHADLHLMIFGDSTAAGLGCTVADEVPGVRLARGLAEATGQRVRLSTKAISGATSKGLAGQVDAMFVAGPPPDAAVILVGANDVTKKHSIRASARRLAAAVARLRRADAVVVVGTCPNLGTVAAIPQPLRTVVQNWSVRLAKAQHVATTIAGGHPVRMGYLLAPEFRAAPERLFAADGFHPSAAGYELAAAQLLPVLLEALGGTGASGTRRRDVDSVRTRE; encoded by the coding sequence ATGCTCGCCGGTTCCGGAGCGGGAACCGCATGGTGGGCGACCTACCGCCTGCTCATGGCGCAAGCGGGCGTCGCGCGCGGGATGATCGGCCGGGACACCTCGAAGCCGCCGGAGGCCGACGGCATCTACACCGCGGGCTGCGCGGAGCCCGAGCCCTGGCGCACCGGCAAGCACGCCGACCTGCACCTGATGATCTTCGGCGACTCCACCGCGGCGGGCCTCGGCTGCACGGTGGCCGACGAGGTGCCGGGCGTGCGCCTGGCCCGTGGTCTCGCCGAGGCGACCGGGCAGCGGGTCCGCCTGAGCACCAAGGCGATCTCCGGCGCCACGTCCAAGGGCCTGGCCGGCCAGGTGGACGCGATGTTCGTCGCGGGGCCGCCGCCGGATGCCGCGGTCATCCTCGTCGGCGCCAACGACGTCACCAAGAAGCACTCGATCCGCGCGTCCGCGCGCAGGCTCGCCGCCGCCGTCGCCCGGCTGCGCCGCGCCGACGCGGTGGTGGTGGTCGGGACCTGTCCGAATCTCGGCACGGTGGCGGCCATTCCCCAGCCGCTGCGCACCGTCGTGCAGAACTGGAGCGTGCGACTGGCCAAGGCGCAGCATGTGGCGACGACGATCGCGGGCGGGCACCCGGTGCGCATGGGCTACCTGCTCGCGCCCGAGTTCCGCGCCGCACCAGAGCGTCTGTTCGCCGCCGACGGATTCCACCCGTCGGCCGCCGGCTACGAACTGGCCGCCGCGCAATTGCTCCCGGTGCTGCTGGAGGCACTGGGCGGGACAGGCGCTTCCGGTACCCGACGGCGAGACGTAGATTCGGTACGAACCCGCGAGTAA
- a CDS encoding acetyl-CoA C-acetyltransferase, with amino-acid sequence MPEAVIVSTARSPIGRARKGSLVDLRPDDLTTQIVRAALDKVPALDPAQIDDLILGCGSPGGEQGFNIARVVAVQLGYDFVPGTTVHRYCASSLQSTRMAFHAIKAGEGDVFISAGVETVSRYVNGSADSWPNTQNPLFAEAQQRTAKTAEGGAGIWHDPREDGLIPDVYIAMGQTAENVATSTGITREDQDRWGVRSQNRAEEAIKNGFFEREITPVTLPDGTVVSKDDGPRAGVTYEAVSALKPVFRPDGTVTAGNCCPLNDGAAALVVMSDTKAKELGLTPLARVVSTGVSGLSPEIMGLGPIEACKRALALAGKTIDDIDLVEINEAFAVQVLGSARELKIDEDKLNVSGGAIALGHPFGMTGARITTTLINNLQTYDKQFGLETMCVGGGQGMAMVIERLS; translated from the coding sequence ATGCCTGAGGCCGTCATCGTTTCGACCGCACGCTCCCCGATCGGCCGGGCCCGTAAGGGTTCGCTGGTCGACCTGCGGCCCGACGATCTGACCACGCAGATTGTGCGGGCAGCGCTCGACAAGGTGCCTGCCCTGGACCCCGCCCAGATCGACGACCTGATCCTGGGCTGCGGCTCGCCGGGTGGTGAGCAGGGCTTCAACATCGCCCGCGTCGTCGCCGTCCAGCTGGGCTACGACTTCGTGCCGGGTACCACCGTGCACCGCTACTGCGCGTCGTCGCTGCAGTCCACCCGGATGGCCTTCCACGCGATCAAGGCGGGCGAGGGCGACGTGTTCATCTCCGCGGGCGTGGAGACCGTGTCGCGGTATGTGAACGGTTCGGCCGACAGCTGGCCTAACACGCAGAATCCGCTGTTCGCCGAGGCGCAGCAGCGCACCGCGAAGACCGCCGAGGGCGGCGCGGGCATCTGGCACGACCCGCGCGAGGACGGCCTGATCCCGGATGTCTACATCGCGATGGGGCAGACCGCCGAGAACGTGGCGACCTCCACCGGAATCACTCGCGAGGACCAGGACCGCTGGGGCGTGCGCTCGCAGAACCGCGCCGAGGAAGCGATCAAGAACGGCTTCTTCGAGCGGGAGATCACCCCGGTCACGCTGCCGGACGGCACCGTGGTGAGCAAGGACGACGGCCCCCGCGCCGGGGTCACCTACGAGGCGGTCTCGGCGCTGAAGCCGGTGTTCCGCCCGGACGGCACCGTCACCGCGGGCAACTGCTGCCCGCTCAACGACGGCGCCGCGGCGCTGGTCGTCATGAGCGACACCAAGGCCAAGGAACTCGGGCTGACGCCGCTGGCGCGGGTCGTGTCCACCGGCGTGTCCGGCCTGTCGCCGGAGATCATGGGCCTGGGCCCGATCGAGGCGTGTAAGCGCGCGCTGGCGCTGGCGGGCAAGACCATCGATGACATCGATCTGGTCGAGATCAACGAGGCGTTCGCGGTGCAGGTGCTCGGCTCGGCCCGGGAGTTGAAGATCGACGAGGACAAGCTGAACGTCTCCGGCGGCGCGATCGCGCTGGGCCACCCGTTCGGCATGACCGGCGCCCGGATCACGACCACGCTGATCAACAACCTGCAGACCTACGACAAGCAGTTCGGTCTGGAGACGATGTGCGTCGGCGGCGGCCAGGGCATGGCGATGGTCATCGAACGCCTCAGCTGA
- a CDS encoding cystathionine beta-synthase: MRIADHVVDLIGNTPLVRLNSVVGPNAGLVAAKVEYLNPGGSSKDRIAVKMIDAAEQSGKLRPGGTIVEPTSGNTGVGLALVAQQRGYNCVFVCPDKVSEDKRNVLRAYGAEVVVCPTAVPPDHPDSYYSVSDRLVREIDGAWKPDQYSNPGGPASHYETTGPEIWRDTDGKVTHFVAGVGTGGTITGTGRYLKEVSGGKVQIIGADPEGSVYSGGTGRPYLVEGVGEDFWPSAYDPAVPDEIIAVSDADSFDMTRRLAREEGLLVGGSCGMAVVAAVEVARRDPDAVVVVLLPDGGRGYLSKIFNDEWMSSYGFLRERLDGTAEPLVGDVLRGKSGELPDLVHTHPSETLRDAIEILREYGVSQMPVVGAEPPVMAGEVAGSVSERDLLSAVFEGRAHLTDSVAQHMSPSFPLIGSGEPISAATKALSDTDALMVVEDGKPVGVITRHDLLGFLSTGSIGK, from the coding sequence ATGCGCATCGCGGATCATGTCGTGGATCTCATCGGCAACACGCCGCTGGTCCGGTTGAACTCGGTCGTCGGACCGAACGCGGGACTGGTCGCGGCCAAGGTCGAATACCTGAACCCGGGCGGCAGCTCGAAGGACCGGATCGCGGTGAAGATGATCGATGCCGCCGAGCAGTCCGGGAAGCTGCGCCCCGGCGGCACCATCGTCGAGCCCACCTCCGGCAACACCGGCGTCGGCCTCGCCCTGGTCGCGCAGCAGCGCGGCTACAACTGCGTGTTCGTCTGCCCCGACAAGGTCAGCGAGGACAAGCGCAACGTGCTGCGCGCCTACGGCGCCGAGGTCGTGGTCTGCCCCACCGCGGTGCCGCCGGATCACCCGGACAGCTACTACAGCGTTTCCGACCGCCTGGTGCGGGAGATCGACGGTGCGTGGAAGCCCGACCAGTACTCCAACCCCGGCGGTCCGGCCAGCCACTACGAGACCACCGGCCCGGAGATCTGGCGCGACACCGACGGCAAGGTCACCCACTTCGTGGCGGGCGTCGGCACCGGCGGCACCATCACCGGCACCGGCCGCTACCTCAAGGAGGTCTCCGGCGGGAAGGTGCAGATCATCGGCGCCGACCCGGAGGGGTCGGTGTACTCCGGCGGCACCGGGCGGCCCTACCTGGTCGAGGGCGTCGGCGAGGACTTCTGGCCGTCCGCCTACGACCCCGCCGTGCCGGACGAGATCATCGCGGTCTCCGACGCGGATTCCTTCGACATGACCCGCAGGCTGGCCCGCGAGGAGGGCCTGCTGGTCGGCGGTTCCTGCGGCATGGCCGTCGTCGCCGCCGTCGAGGTGGCGCGGCGCGATCCCGACGCGGTGGTCGTGGTGCTGCTGCCCGACGGCGGCCGCGGCTACCTGTCGAAGATCTTCAACGACGAGTGGATGAGCTCCTACGGCTTCCTGCGCGAGCGGCTGGACGGCACGGCCGAACCACTGGTGGGCGACGTGCTGCGCGGCAAGTCCGGCGAGCTTCCGGACCTGGTGCACACGCACCCGTCGGAGACGCTGCGCGACGCGATCGAGATCCTGCGCGAGTACGGCGTGTCGCAGATGCCCGTGGTCGGCGCCGAGCCGCCGGTCATGGCGGGCGAGGTCGCGGGCAGCGTGTCCGAACGCGATCTGCTGTCGGCGGTCTTCGAGGGCCGGGCGCACCTGACCGACTCGGTGGCCCAGCATATGAGCCCGTCGTTCCCGCTGATCGGTTCGGGCGAGCCCATCTCCGCCGCGACGAAGGCGCTGTCGGACACCGACGCGCTGATGGTCGTCGAGGACGGCAAGCCCGTCGGCGTGATCACCCGCCACGACCTGCTCGGCTTCCTCAGCACGGGCAGCATCGGGAAGTAG
- a CDS encoding Bax inhibitor-1/YccA family protein: MRTTSNPVFRNLPRQEGGGYASFGSGVTSAGQFGNQYGQYPQGQGQYPQPYQQAPPTTRSMTIDDVVTKTGITLAVLALSAIVSYGLTNANTSLAPLFVIVGGLVGLVLVLVATFANKMDNPVLVLSYAVAEGLFLGALSFMFTNVEFGGVGGSALIGQAVLGTFGVFAGMLVVYKTGAIRVTPRFTRIIVGAMIGILVLMLGNLVASFFIDGGLGLRDGGPLAIVFSLVVIAIAAFSFLLDFDAADQLIRAQAPERAAWGVALGLTVTLVWLYVEILRLLSYFQND, translated from the coding sequence ATGCGTACCACGAGCAATCCGGTTTTCAGGAACCTGCCCAGGCAGGAGGGCGGTGGATACGCCAGCTTCGGTTCCGGCGTGACCTCCGCGGGACAGTTCGGCAACCAGTACGGCCAGTACCCGCAGGGCCAGGGCCAGTACCCGCAGCCCTACCAGCAGGCTCCGCCCACCACGCGCTCGATGACCATCGACGACGTGGTGACCAAGACGGGCATCACCCTGGCGGTGCTGGCCCTGTCCGCGATCGTCTCCTACGGCCTCACCAACGCGAACACCTCGCTCGCGCCGCTGTTCGTGATCGTCGGCGGCCTGGTCGGCCTGGTGCTGGTGCTGGTCGCGACCTTCGCGAACAAGATGGACAACCCGGTGCTCGTGTTGTCCTACGCCGTTGCAGAGGGCTTGTTCCTGGGTGCGCTGTCGTTCATGTTCACCAACGTCGAGTTCGGCGGGGTCGGCGGTAGCGCCCTGATCGGTCAGGCGGTGCTCGGCACCTTCGGTGTCTTCGCGGGCATGCTGGTGGTCTACAAGACCGGCGCCATCCGGGTGACGCCGCGCTTCACCAGGATCATCGTCGGCGCCATGATCGGCATCCTGGTGCTGATGCTGGGCAACCTGGTCGCGAGCTTCTTCATCGACGGCGGCCTCGGCCTGCGCGACGGCGGCCCGCTGGCGATCGTGTTCAGTCTGGTGGTCATCGCCATCGCCGCGTTCAGCTTCCTGCTCGACTTCGACGCCGCCGATCAGCTGATCCGGGCGCAGGCTCCGGAGCGGGCGGCCTGGGGCGTCGCCCTCGGCCTCACCGTCACCCTGGTCTGGCTGTACGTCGAGATCCTGCGGTTGCTGAGCTACTTCCAGAACGACTAG
- a CDS encoding DUF305 domain-containing protein yields MFITRTRSVLVLAAVAAVGLAGCGDADTGHTTEHGTSATTSASTSAPARAEYDDADVTFLQMMYPHHAQAVDMARLVPSHTDNQQLRALATQVEQAQAPEMQQITALLQSFGKPAPTTSEGHGGHGMMSAEQMAALRAASGPDFDRQWLTMMIEHHQGAITMAETELADGRNADAKALAQAIIAAQRVEIEQMRTMLGQS; encoded by the coding sequence ATGTTCATCACTCGTACCCGCTCGGTCCTCGTCCTCGCCGCGGTCGCCGCGGTGGGTCTCGCCGGATGCGGCGACGCCGATACCGGGCACACCACCGAGCACGGCACTTCGGCAACCACCTCGGCGAGCACGAGCGCACCGGCGCGCGCCGAGTACGACGACGCCGACGTGACATTCCTGCAGATGATGTATCCGCATCACGCCCAGGCCGTCGATATGGCGCGGTTGGTGCCGAGCCACACCGACAACCAGCAGTTGCGGGCGCTCGCGACGCAGGTCGAGCAAGCCCAGGCCCCGGAGATGCAGCAGATCACCGCCCTCTTGCAGAGCTTCGGCAAGCCCGCGCCCACCACGAGCGAGGGACACGGCGGCCACGGCATGATGTCCGCCGAACAGATGGCGGCGCTGCGGGCAGCCTCCGGTCCCGATTTCGACCGTCAGTGGCTGACCATGATGATCGAGCACCACCAGGGCGCGATCACCATGGCCGAAACGGAGCTGGCCGACGGCCGGAACGCCGACGCCAAGGCGCTGGCCCAGGCGATCATCGCCGCCCAGCGGGTCGAGATCGAGCAGATGCGGACCATGCTCGGCCAGAGCTGA
- a CDS encoding DUF4254 domain-containing protein → MFVRDHLPRRSHGGVRPLPDQRELVAAFGGHRSEPEDDHPLLVWAGTLAALHRRRHLDPLAAAGIDCRRSELVAAIDAWVIDQLPRKRATDHLRAESVGATVDRMAAAHVHASHLLHTADKVSDARVHAAWYRLALLADEWTDLITGGVRETVRGRRPA, encoded by the coding sequence ATGTTCGTGCGTGACCATCTGCCCCGGCGCTCGCACGGCGGCGTCCGGCCGCTGCCGGACCAGCGCGAATTGGTGGCCGCCTTCGGTGGTCATCGGAGCGAGCCGGAGGATGACCACCCGCTGCTCGTGTGGGCCGGGACCCTGGCGGCGCTGCACCGAAGGCGTCACCTGGACCCGCTGGCCGCGGCCGGAATAGATTGCCGCCGATCCGAACTCGTCGCGGCCATCGACGCGTGGGTGATCGACCAGCTGCCGAGGAAGCGGGCGACCGACCACCTGCGCGCCGAATCCGTCGGCGCCACGGTCGACCGCATGGCCGCCGCCCACGTCCACGCCAGCCACCTGCTGCACACCGCCGACAAGGTGTCCGACGCCCGGGTGCACGCCGCCTGGTACCGGCTTGCCCTGCTGGCCGACGAATGGACCGACCTGATCACCGGCGGCGTGCGCGAGACGGTGCGCGGGAGGCGCCCGGCGTAG
- a CDS encoding HD domain-containing phosphohydrolase, whose translation MSSIRAAEVFAALSLTTDLATGMPFEKGLATCLVATGLAERIGLPDAERRAVFHAALLADLGCTGRASENAEWYADDIAFQRACRVLDPGDPAVFTAQLRRFGSWSPAAQSALRNRFVAQSQIAPPQALRSSGEIVRALGPRLGLPDAAVRALTEVEERWDGLGAPNRLRGETISLPGRILHVAEQAVLALETAGPEPAPVAPRDRDPADKAEHEQARPALGRMARRPDVVEELRRRSGGHLDPDLVAVCDADAIRAALDVPDLLTAVLAAEPGTPSTLPAAELDRPGLALAMVVDLKGRYLLGHSAHVAGLADAAAAGMGLPADDRAALRAAALLHDLGRAAVSSAVWDRGGPLGPREWKHVRLHSYWTERILRRCPGLASLADVAAGHHERLDGSGYPRRRRDTSPGARLLAAADVFAACTEARPYRPAARPAEAAAHLGAEVAAGRLDGAACAAVIAAAEDRPGPAGHDLSEIEIDVLRRSARGQCGREIAAELLLPERTVAHHLTELRAKTGHRTRAGAAVFAMSHRLLPG comes from the coding sequence ATGTCGTCGATCCGCGCCGCCGAGGTTTTCGCGGCACTGTCGCTGACCACCGATCTCGCCACCGGGATGCCGTTCGAGAAAGGGCTGGCCACCTGTCTGGTCGCCACCGGCCTCGCCGAGCGGATCGGGCTGCCGGACGCCGAGCGCCGCGCGGTCTTCCACGCCGCACTCCTCGCCGACCTCGGGTGTACCGGCCGCGCCTCGGAGAACGCGGAGTGGTACGCCGACGACATCGCGTTCCAGCGCGCGTGCCGGGTGCTCGACCCGGGTGATCCCGCCGTCTTCACCGCGCAGCTGCGCCGATTCGGCAGTTGGTCGCCCGCCGCCCAATCGGCGCTGCGCAATCGGTTCGTCGCGCAGTCGCAGATCGCGCCGCCGCAGGCGCTGCGGTCCTCGGGCGAGATCGTCCGGGCGCTCGGACCGCGACTGGGCTTGCCGGATGCCGCCGTTCGCGCGCTGACCGAGGTGGAGGAACGCTGGGACGGGCTCGGTGCGCCGAACCGGCTGCGTGGGGAAACCATCTCGCTCCCGGGCCGGATTCTGCACGTGGCCGAACAGGCGGTACTCGCGCTCGAGACAGCCGGTCCGGAACCCGCGCCGGTCGCCCCGCGCGACCGCGACCCGGCGGACAAGGCCGAGCACGAACAGGCACGTCCCGCCCTGGGCCGCATGGCGAGGCGGCCGGACGTCGTCGAGGAGCTGCGGCGACGGTCCGGCGGGCACCTCGACCCCGATCTGGTCGCCGTCTGCGACGCCGACGCCATCCGGGCGGCGCTCGACGTCCCCGACCTGCTCACCGCCGTCCTCGCCGCGGAACCCGGAACGCCGTCGACGCTTCCTGCCGCCGAACTCGACCGCCCCGGCCTGGCGCTGGCGATGGTCGTCGACTTGAAAGGCCGTTACCTGCTGGGGCACTCGGCGCACGTGGCCGGATTGGCCGACGCCGCTGCGGCCGGAATGGGCCTGCCCGCCGACGACCGGGCGGCACTGCGCGCCGCCGCCCTGCTGCACGACCTGGGCCGCGCCGCGGTGTCCAGCGCGGTCTGGGACCGCGGCGGCCCACTCGGTCCGCGAGAGTGGAAACATGTGCGGCTGCACAGTTATTGGACCGAACGCATCCTGCGCCGCTGCCCGGGCCTGGCGAGTCTGGCCGATGTCGCCGCAGGGCACCACGAACGCCTCGACGGCAGCGGCTATCCCCGGCGCAGGAGGGACACCTCGCCTGGGGCGCGATTACTGGCGGCGGCGGACGTTTTCGCGGCCTGCACCGAAGCGCGGCCCTATCGGCCGGCCGCCCGCCCCGCGGAAGCCGCCGCCCACCTCGGCGCCGAAGTCGCCGCGGGCCGACTCGACGGTGCGGCCTGCGCCGCCGTCATCGCGGCCGCCGAGGACCGCCCCGGCCCCGCGGGGCACGACCTCTCGGAGATCGAGATCGACGTGCTGCGCCGGTCGGCTCGTGGCCAGTGCGGCCGGGAGATCGCCGCCGAACTGCTCCTGCCGGAACGCACTGTCGCGCACCACCTCACCGAACTGCGTGCCAAGACCGGCCACCGCACCCGGGCGGGCGCCGCCGTCTTCGCGATGTCGCACCGCCTGCTGCCCGGCTGA
- a CDS encoding class I SAM-dependent methyltransferase, with the protein MGDVEDVLSRLRRYPDVEALNLYAVDAADRLILDVAADALSTVDSGKVAVIGDAYGALTLGAIAGHDLRDVRVHQDLLTGELALANNARAAGLSDRYTAHPLGPGLLRDAQVVLLRLPRVLAGLAEVADAIARYADPAVEVYAGGRDKYLTKSMNEVLAQSFSEVRASRGRQKSRTLLVAGPKPVAEQAFPVRERLDELGFEVVAHGAAFSGARLDIGTRFLLEHLRLMKPDARDAIDLGCGTGILAVALATARPGIKVIATDQSAAAVASARATTEANGVADRVCVVRDDAMSSAADNSADLVLCNPPFHVGAAVHTGSAIKMFAETGRVLRPGGELWTVYNSHLNYRAVVERMVGRTEVMGRNRKFTVTRSVRGLHDPRQR; encoded by the coding sequence GTGGGAGATGTCGAGGACGTACTGAGCCGGCTGCGGCGGTACCCGGACGTGGAGGCGCTGAACCTCTACGCGGTGGATGCCGCCGATCGGCTGATCCTCGACGTCGCGGCCGACGCCCTGTCGACCGTCGATAGCGGCAAAGTAGCCGTTATCGGTGACGCCTATGGTGCGCTGACCCTCGGCGCCATCGCGGGGCACGATCTGCGCGACGTCCGGGTACATCAAGACCTGCTCACCGGCGAACTCGCCCTCGCCAACAACGCGCGTGCGGCGGGACTGTCGGATCGCTACACGGCGCATCCCCTCGGTCCAGGGTTGCTGCGCGACGCCCAGGTGGTCCTGCTTCGCCTGCCCCGTGTACTCGCCGGGCTGGCCGAGGTGGCCGACGCCATCGCCCGCTACGCGGATCCGGCGGTCGAGGTGTACGCGGGCGGGCGAGACAAGTATCTGACCAAGTCGATGAACGAGGTTCTCGCGCAGTCGTTCTCCGAGGTGCGCGCCAGCCGCGGCAGGCAGAAGTCGCGGACGCTGCTGGTCGCCGGACCCAAACCCGTGGCCGAACAGGCGTTTCCGGTGCGCGAGCGGCTGGACGAACTCGGTTTCGAGGTGGTCGCGCACGGTGCGGCGTTCTCCGGTGCCCGCCTGGACATCGGCACCAGATTCCTGCTCGAGCACCTGAGACTGATGAAGCCGGACGCGCGCGACGCCATCGATCTCGGCTGCGGCACCGGCATCCTGGCCGTGGCGCTGGCGACGGCGCGGCCGGGCATCAAGGTGATCGCCACCGATCAATCCGCCGCGGCGGTCGCGTCGGCGCGAGCCACCACCGAGGCGAACGGGGTCGCCGACCGGGTGTGCGTGGTACGCGACGACGCCATGTCCTCGGCCGCGGACAACAGCGCCGACCTCGTGCTGTGCAATCCGCCGTTCCATGTCGGCGCGGCCGTGCACACCGGATCGGCGATCAAGATGTTCGCCGAGACCGGGCGGGTGCTGCGCCCGGGCGGCGAGCTGTGGACGGTGTACAACTCACATCTGAACTATCGGGCCGTGGTCGAACGGATGGTGGGCCGGACCGAGGTGATGGGCCGCAACCGGAAATTCACCGTGACTCGTTCGGTGCGTGGCTTGCACGACCCGCGGCAGCGGTAG
- a CDS encoding acyl-CoA dehydrogenase family protein: MVTVEELFATDALLSEDEREIRDTVAAFAARRLRPHVAEWFEAGTFPARELAPELGELGLLGMHLEGYGCAGMSATAYGLACQELEAVDSGIRSMVSVQGSLAMTAIHKFGSEDQKQRWLPELAAGRAIGCFGLTEPDFGSNPGGMRTRAKRDGSDWVLNGSKMWITNGSVSDVAVVWAQTEDEGRQVIRGFLVPAGTPGFTAREMHRKLSLRASVTAELGFDDVRLPADAVLPGSRGLAAPLACLSEARFGIVFGALGAARECLAATIEYARTREVFDKPLAAYQLTQAKLADMALEFGKGQLLALHIGRLKDRGVVTPEQVSAGKLNSTREAIAIARECRTILGANGITLDYPVLRHANNLESVLTYEGTAEVHQLVLGRALTDANAFR; this comes from the coding sequence ATGGTCACCGTGGAAGAACTGTTCGCCACCGATGCACTGCTGTCCGAGGACGAACGCGAGATCCGGGACACCGTCGCGGCCTTCGCGGCTCGGCGGTTGCGCCCGCATGTCGCCGAGTGGTTCGAGGCGGGCACATTCCCGGCCCGCGAACTCGCCCCCGAACTCGGCGAGCTCGGACTGCTCGGCATGCATCTGGAGGGCTACGGCTGCGCGGGCATGTCGGCGACCGCGTACGGCCTGGCCTGCCAGGAGCTGGAGGCGGTGGACTCCGGCATCCGCAGCATGGTCTCGGTCCAGGGTTCGCTGGCGATGACCGCGATCCACAAATTCGGCTCGGAGGACCAGAAGCAGCGCTGGCTGCCGGAACTCGCCGCCGGGCGCGCGATCGGCTGCTTCGGGTTGACCGAACCGGACTTCGGCTCGAACCCGGGCGGCATGCGGACCCGGGCGAAGCGCGACGGCTCCGATTGGGTGCTCAACGGCTCGAAGATGTGGATCACCAACGGGTCGGTGAGCGACGTGGCGGTGGTCTGGGCGCAGACCGAGGACGAGGGCAGGCAGGTGATCCGCGGGTTCCTGGTGCCCGCCGGGACGCCCGGCTTCACCGCGCGGGAGATGCACCGCAAACTGTCGCTGCGCGCGTCGGTCACCGCAGAGCTGGGCTTCGACGACGTTCGCCTGCCCGCCGACGCGGTGCTGCCGGGTTCGCGGGGACTGGCCGCGCCGCTGGCGTGCCTGAGCGAGGCGCGTTTCGGCATCGTCTTCGGCGCGCTCGGCGCGGCGCGCGAATGCCTGGCGGCCACCATCGAGTACGCCAGGACCCGCGAGGTGTTCGACAAGCCGCTGGCCGCCTACCAGCTCACCCAGGCCAAGCTGGCCGACATGGCGCTGGAGTTCGGCAAAGGTCAGCTGCTCGCGCTGCACATCGGACGGCTGAAGGACCGCGGCGTGGTCACGCCGGAGCAGGTGAGCGCGGGCAAGCTGAACAGCACGCGGGAGGCCATCGCGATCGCCCGTGAGTGCCGAACCATCCTCGGTGCCAACGGGATCACGCTGGACTACCCGGTGCTGCGGCACGCGAACAACCTGGAGTCGGTGCTCACCTACGAAGGCACGGCGGAGGTGCACCAGCTGGTGCTCGGGCGGGCTTTGACCGACGCGAACGCTTTCCGCTGA